A genomic segment from Aegilops tauschii subsp. strangulata cultivar AL8/78 chromosome 1, Aet v6.0, whole genome shotgun sequence encodes:
- the LOC109766243 gene encoding cysteine-rich receptor-like protein kinase 6, protein MPATRPRMMSHRLVLSVAIVAVAALLVHHAAGYPWQVCGDDQFAAGSKYLANINLLAASLPKNASASPDLFATAEAGAAPDKVWGLALCRGDANATSCHSCLAQAFRDLPNVCDYSKVATMYYDSCTLHYSNASQDPAPVAALTYRFWEYTNVTSEKGQFNRLVARLVNATADYAAYNSTRRYASGEADFDLEFPKIYSWAQCTPDLTAPQCWRCLAKIMVLLPEVFVDSTGARALQVRCSFRYQTYSFFDGPVMVRLPAPSPSTQAPAPAPAPVAVPTGLTPAPATASTQGRKYSVPGMVLIILLPTLAAINFVACFFFWRRKRPLPKTKQSDPSYFADEEDNQSVDSMLIDISTLRVATGDFADSNKLGDGGFGAVYKGILPDGDEIAVKRLLKSSTQGVEELKNELSLVAKLRHKNLVTLLGVCLEQQERLLVYEFVPNRSLDLFLFDAEKHVELDWETRYKIINGIARGLQYLHEDSQLRVVHRDLKASNILLDKEMNPKISDFGIARLFGQDQTHGITKHVVGTYGYMAPEYVMRGNYSVKSDSFSFGVMVLEIVTGRKNNDYCNSEKSQDLLNVIWERWMATTVLGMMDPCMNTSFSESGVLRCIHIALLCVQENPADRPLMSSVVMMLGSDTVPLSAPSKPAFYVQKASDNFGIAST, encoded by the exons ATGCCCGCCACAAGGCCGAGGATGATGTCTCACCGGCTTGTCCTGTCCGTGGCCATCGTCGCCGTAGCCGCCCTGCTGGTGCACCACGCCGCGGGATACCCGTGGCAGGTTTGCGGCGACGACCAATTCGCGGCCGGCAGCAAGTACCTGGCCAACATCAACCTCCTCGCCGCCTCGCTCCCCAAGAACGCCTCGGCGTCCCCAGACCTCTTCGCCACCGCCGAGGCCGGCGCGGCCCCGGACAAGGTCTGGGGCCTCGCGCTCTGCCGCGGCGACGCCAACGCCACGTCCTGCCACAGCTGCCTCGCCCAGGCCTTCCGGGACCTGCCCAACGTGTGCGACTACAGCAAAGTGGCCACCATGTACTACGACTCTTGCACGCTCCACTACTCCAACGCCTCCCAGGACCCCGCGCCGGTGGCGGCGCTGACGTATAGGTTCTGGGAGTACACGAATGTCACGTCGGAGAAGGGACAGTTCAACCGCCTCGTGGCCAGGCTCGTGAACGCCACCGCAGACTACGCCGCGTACAACTCCACGCGCCGGTACGCCTCCGGTGAGGCCGACTTCGACCTGGAGTTCCCCAAGATCTACAGCTGGGCGCAGTGCACGCCCGACCTCACCGCGCCGCAGTGCTGGCGGTGCCTCGCCAAGATCATGGTGTTGTTGCCGGAGGTGTTCGTGGACAGTACAGGAGCCAGAGCTCTTCAGGTCAGGTGCAGCTTCCGGTACCAGACCTATTCCTTCTTTGATGGCCCTGTCATGGTGCGCCTGCCAGCACCATCACCGAGCACCCAAGCACCGGCGCCTGCTCCTGCGCCTGTTGCGGTACCCACGGGTTTGACGCCGGCGCCGGCGACGGCATCCACACAAG GGAGAAAATACAGTGTCCCTGGCATGGTTCTTATTATTCTGCTGCCTACTCTAGCTGCCATAAACTTTGTGGCTTGCTTCTTTTTCTGGAGAAGGAAGCGGCCACTACCAAAAACAAAACAGTCAG ATCCCAGTTATTTCGCCGACGAGGAGGACAATCAAAGTGTAGACTCGATGTTGATTGACATTTCAACCTTGCGGGTTGCAACCGGGGATTTTGCAGATAGCAACAAGCTTGGTGATGGCGGATTTGGTGCGGTGTACAAG GGTATTCTTCCAGACGGCGACGAAATAGCAGTGAAGAGACTATTGAAGAGCTCAACACAAGGAGTAGAGGAGCTCAAAAATGAACTCTCTTTGGTTGCAAAGCTTAGGCACAAGAACCTTGTCACACTTCTTGGCGTCTGCTTGGAGCAACAAGAGAGGCTTCTTGTCTACGAGTTCGTTCCTAACCGAAGCCTCGACCTCTTCCTTTTTG ATGCTGAGAAACATGTAGAACTGGATTGGGAAACGAGGTACAAGATCATTAATGGAATAGCTCGAGGACTGCAATACCTCCATGAAGACTCCCAGCTCAGAGTGGTCCACCGTGATCTCAAAGCTAGCAACATCTTGCTTGACAAAGAAATGAATCCAAAGATATCAGATTTTGGAATTGCGAGACTATTTGGGCAAGACCAGACCCATGGAATAACGAAACATGTCGTCGGCACATA CGGATATATGGCGCCGGAGTACGTGATGCGTGGGAACTACTCCGTGAAATCTGATTCATTCAGCTTCGGCGTCATGGTTCTTGAGATTGTGACGGGAAGGAAGAACAATGACTACTGTAATTCTGAGAAATCTCAAGATCTTCTGAATGTG ATATGGGAGCGTTGGATGGCCACAACGGTGTTGGGCATGATGGATCCGTGCATGAACACCAGCTTCTCAGAGAGCGGCGTACTAAGATGCATCCATATAGCGCTTCTGTGTGTTCAAGAAAACCCGGCTGATCGACCGCTTATGTCGTCTGTGGTCATGATGCTCGGAAGCGATACCGTGCCTCTCTCTGCCCCATCTAAGCCGGCGTTCTACGTCCAGAAGGCTAGCGACAACTTTGGCATCGCGTCAACTTAG
- the LOC109766242 gene encoding cysteine-rich receptor-like protein kinase 10 produces MTNGASPSPSPLCRRAKRKTSQSTGLPLRASTAMLPGGYAVLAMIISAHLLAPAESASMECDGNPQTSNSTFPSTLKLLAAGLPGNASTSPNGFATATVGTAPGLVYGMALCRGGTNASSCRACVAKAFGDAQASCPGDTGAAMYEDGCVLRFSVQRFLDFLGADQWQVREITFSVVADRASVVVSAAWFGAALSAILTAVVNHAVSSPSPAASSNSTIRSKFFATGEVAFNPRIYGLAQCMPNLAPAQCDGCLRRLQDEATPYLDGGTNPGWIEAGSAWCILRYSVRPIYDGQAMLQLPAPPPPSPSVPPEHGAGNTRTATGIYAGIASSVVLLLILLSVFAFICFKRKIKTAEDDNPFKKMARALIFDLPALQEATGNFSAANKLGEGGYGIVYKGILPDGQEIAVKKLLGATEHGLHQLRNEVVLLAELQHKNLVRLQGFCSHRDDTLLVYEYIKNGSLDNFLFDTSEENTLNWEQQYNIILGIAKGILYLHEDSSPRIIHRDLKANNILLDEEMDPKIADFGLARLLQEGHTHTQTTRAAGTLGYMAPEYAVHGSVSPKIDIFSFGVLVLEIITRRRNCSSDYGDTVNLISDVWNYWTKGTISQMMDESLNGYPRSQALRCVHIGLLCVQPDPDDRPQISTVIFMLTRDTMELQPPAQPAFFFGTESPSPASPRDGQRRYMHGRPDLLPEDDVSWNEVTITEPYPR; encoded by the exons ATGACAAATGGtgcgtcgccgtcgccgtcgccgctctGTCGTCGTGCCAAAAGAAAAACGAGCCAGTCCACCGGTCTCCCCCTGCGCGCTTCCACGGCGATGCTCCCCGGCGGCTACGCCGTCCTCGCCATGATCATCTCGGCCCACCTGCTGGCGCCGGCTGAGTCAGCCTCAATGGAGTGCGACGGCAACCCCCAAACGTCCAACAGCACCTTTCCCTCGACCCTGAAGCTGCTCGCCGCGGGACTCCCCGGCAACGCCTCCACCTCCCCAAACGGCTTCGCCACCGCCACCGTCGGCACGGCGCCCGGCCTGGTCTACGGCATGGCCCTCTGCCGGGGCGGCACGAACGCCTCGTCCTGCCGCGCGTGCGTGGCCAAGGCGTTCGGCGACGCGCAGGCAAGCTGCCCCGGCGACACGGGCGCCGCCATGTACGAGGACGGCTGCGTCCTGCGCTTCTCCGTCCAGCGGTTCCTCGACTTCCTCGGCGCGGACCAGTGGCAGGTCCGTGAGATCACTTTCTCCGTTGTCGCGGATCGGGCCAGCGTCGTGGTTTCGGCCGCCTGGTTCGGCGCCGCGCTCAGTGCGATCCTCACCGCCGTGGTCAACCACGCGGTGTCGTCGCCGTCTCCGGCGGCGAGCAGCAATTCGACAATCAGAAGCAAGTTCTTCGCCACGGGCGAGGTGGCCTTCAACCCCAGGATTTACGGCCTCGCGCAGTGCATGCCCAATCTGGCGCCGGCGCAGTGCGACGGCTGCCTCCGGAGACTCCAAGATGAGGCAACACCCTACTTGGATGGCGGCACTAACCCCGGATGGATCGAGGCTGGTTCAGCGTGGTGCATCCTGAGGTACAGCGTGCGGCCCATCTACGACGGTCAGGCAATGCTCCAGCTTCCGGCGCCGCCACCGCCATCTCCTTCTGTCCCTCCCGAGCATGGAGCAG GAAACACAAGAACTGCAACAGGAATCTATGCAGGCATTGCTTCTTCTGTTGTCTTGTTATTGATTCTACTATCAGTTTTCGCTTTCATCTGCTTCAAGAGAAAAATTAAGACCGCTGAAGATGATAATC CATTCAAGAAAATGGCGAGAGCCTTGATCTTCGATTTGCCGGCACTGCAAGAGGCAACCGGAAACTTTTCAGCAGCAAATAAGCTTGGAGAAGGTGGTTATGGAATTGTATACAAG GGAATACTGCCGGATGGGCAAGAAATAGCAGTGAAGAAGCTCTTGGGAGCAACAGAGCATGGTTTGCATCAGTTGCGCAATGAGGTGGTGCTATTGGCAGAGCTTCAGCACAAGAATCTTGTCAGATTACAGGGGTTTTGCTCGCATCGGGACGATACATTGCTTGTTTACGAATATATCAAGAATGGGAGCCTCGACAACTTTCTTTTCG ATACCAGTGAGGAAAATACTCTAAACTGGGAGCAACAGTACAACATCATTCTTGGAATTGCCAAGGGAATATTGTATCTTCACGAGGACTCGAGCCCAAGGATAATCCACAGGGACCTTAAAGCTAATAATATTCTTCTCGACGAGGAGATGGATCCTAAAATCGCAGACTTTGGATTGGCAAGGCTGCTACAAGAAGGTCACACTCATACTCAAACAACTAGAGCTGCCGGAACACT CGGTTATATGGCACCGGAGTACGCGGTACACGGAAGTGTGTCACCCAAGATCGATATTTTCAGTTTTGGTGTACTAGTCCTGGAAATTATAACCAGGAGAAGGAACTGCAGTTCGGATTATGGGGATACCGTGAATCTCATTAGTGAT GTGTGGAATTACTGGACAAAAGGAACAATATCACAAATGATGGACGAATCACTCAATGGATACCCTCGAAGCCAAGCGCTACGGTGCGTCCACATCGGGCTGCTGTGTGTCCAACCGGACCCTGATGACAGgcctcaaatatcaaccgtcaTTTTCATGTTAACAAGGGACACCATGGAGCTTCAGCCACCGGCACAGCCTGCATTCTTCTTTGGGACAGAATCACCATCTCCAGCTTCTCCACGAGATGGGCAACGCCGCTACATGCATGGCCGACCTGATTTATTACCGGAAGATGACGTATCTTGGAATGAGGTTACGATTACTGAGCCATATCCTAGGTGA
- the LOC109766241 gene encoding cysteine-rich receptor-like protein kinase 10 isoform X1 codes for MAAHRLALSVLIVAFALLAPGGHAAGEPWHVCGDSGEYDDKSVYQANLNLVAAALPKNASASPNLFATAEAGAVPEKVTALALCRGDANSRACSSCLANAFANLPNVCPGFKEAVIYYDACMLRYSDVQFLSADDSGPLGVELTYTVRNDANATSEPGRYQRAVATLMNATADYAAYNSTRRYATGQADLDREFPKVYSWAQCTPDLTPGRCRDCLAQLIAQLPVQFTDSIGGRLLGPRCSFEYETKPFINGPVIVQLPATSASSGAPAPAVVPTPPASATAEGELLISSTTTTIFHLRILFSPLFCSALLHMLLCSTWVTQQSVKTLIFEPTDSATWRKYSVPGMVLIILLPMIAAINLVAWLFSWRRRQVLRKAKQPDPNYSTDEAEGMESVESMLIDISTLRAATEDFAESNKLGEGGFGPVYKGTLLSGDEIAVKRLSKSSTQGVEELKNELALVAKLKHKNLVRLIGICLEQQERLLIYEFIPNRSLDLILFDEEKRQKLDWETRYKIINGVARGLQYLHEDSQLKVVHRDLKASNVLLDMNMNPKISDFGLAKIFGRDQTQGVTNRVVGTYGYMAPEYVMRGNYSVKSDVFSFGVLVLEIVMGRKNSDCYNSHQSQDLLTTVWEHWTAGTVLEMADPSMNKSDALRCIHVGLLCIQGNPTDRPMMSTVAMMLGGDTFSLPAPSKPAFYSTNAGANSSTGSSMSIPSVQARS; via the exons ATGGCGGCCCACCGTCTAGCCCTGTCTGTGCTCATCGTTGCCTTCGCACTGCTCGCGCCCGGCGGCCACGCCGCAGGAGAGCCGTGGCATGTGTGCGGCGACAGCGGCGAATACGACGACAAGAGCGTGTACCAGGCGAACCTCAACCTCGTCGCCGCCGCGCTCCCCAAGAACGCCTCGGCGTCGCCCAACCTCTTCGCCACCGCCGAGGCCGGCGCCGTCCCGGAGAAGGTCACGGCTCTCGCGCTCTGCCGCGGGGACGCCAACTCCAGGGCCTGCTCCAGCTGCCTCGCCAACGCCTTCGCCAACCTCCCCAACGTCTGCCCCGGCTTCAAGGAAGCCGTCATCTACTACGACGCCTGCATGCTCCGCTACTCCGACGTGCAGTTCCTCTCCGCCGACGACTCCGGCCCCCTGGGCGTGGAGCTCACCTACACGGTCCGCAACGACGCCAACGCCACGTCGGAGCCGGGCCGGTACCAGCGCGCCGTGGCCACGCTCATGAACGCCACCGCGGACTACGCCGCGTACAACTCCACGCGCCGGTACGCCACCGGCCAAGCCGACCTCGACCGGGAGTTCCCCAAGGTGTACAGCTGGGCGCAGTGCACCCCCGACCTGACGCCGGGCCGGTGCCGGGACTGCCTCGCTCAGTTGATTGCGCAGTTGCCGGTGCAGTTTACGGACAGTATCGGGGGCAGGCTTCTTGGTCCCCGATGCAGCTTCGAGTACGAGACCAAGCCCTTCATCAATGGCCCGGTGATCGTGCAGCTGCCAGCAACGTCGGCGAGCTCTGGAGCGCCGGCGCCGGCCGTAGTGCCCACGCCTCCTGCATCCGCGACAGCAGAGGGTGAGCTCTTGATttctagtactactactactatatttcacCTTCGCATTCTTTTTTCTCCTCTCTTCTGCTCTGCTCTGCTTCATATGCTGCTCTGCTCGACGTGGGTGACACAACAATCAGTGAAAACTCTTATATTTGAACCCACAGATAGTGCTACAT GGAGAAAGTACAGTGTTCCTGGCATGGTTCTTATCATTCTGCTGCCTATGATAGCAGCCATAAACCTCGTCGCTTGGCTCTTTTCATGGAGGAGGCGGCAGGTATTGAGAAAGGCAAAGCAACCAG ACCCAAATTATTCCACCGATGAAGCAGAGGGCATGGAAAGTGTGGAGTCAATGTTAATTGACATTTCAACTTTGCGAGCTGCGACCGAGGATTTTGCAGAAAGCAATAAACTCGGCGAAGGCGGATTTGGCCCGGTGTACAAG GGTACTCTCCTAAGCGGCGATGAGATCGCGGTGAAGAGACTCTCCAAGAGCTCAACACAAGGAGTGGAGGAGCTGAAGAATGAGCTCGCCTTGGTTGCGAAACTGAAGCACAAGAACCTTGTTAGACTAATCGGTATCTGCTTGGAGCAACAAGAGAGGCTGCTCATCTATGAGTTTATTCCTAACCGAAGCCTCGACCTGATCCTTTTCG ATGAAGAAAAACGTCAAAAACTGGATTGGGAAACGAGGTACAAGATCATAAATGGAGTGGCTCGAGGCCTGCAGTACCTCCATGAAGACTCTCAGCTCAAAGTAGTACATCGTGACCTCAAAGCGAGCAACGTCTTGCTAGACATGAACATGAACCCGAAGATATCGGATTTTGGCCTTGCGAAGATTTTCGGGAGAGACCAGACCCAGGGTGTGACGAACCGCGTCGTCGGCACATA TGGATACATGGCGCCAGAGTACGTGATGCGTGGGAACTACTCAGTCAAATCAGACGTGTTCAGCTTCGGCGTTTTGgtcctggagatcgtgatgggaagGAAGAACAGTGATTGCTACAACTCCCATCAatctcaagatctcttgaccaCA GTATGGGAGCATTGGACGGCCGGAACGGTGTTGGAGATGGCAGATCCGTCCATGAACAAGAGCGATGCGTTGAGGTGCATCCATGTCGGGCTTTTGTGCATCCAGGGCAACCCGACTGACCGACCGATGATGTCGACGGTGGCCATGATGCTCGGCGGCGACACATTCTCACTCCCTGCTCCCTCGAAGCCGGCCTTCTACTCTACAAACGCTGGTGCCAATTCAAGCACCGGGTCCAGCATGTCGATCCCATCAGTGCAGGCCCGTTCATAG
- the LOC109766241 gene encoding cysteine-rich receptor-like protein kinase 6 isoform X2, producing MAAHRLALSVLIVAFALLAPGGHAAGEPWHVCGDSGEYDDKSVYQANLNLVAAALPKNASASPNLFATAEAGAVPEKVTALALCRGDANSRACSSCLANAFANLPNVCPGFKEAVIYYDACMLRYSDVQFLSADDSGPLGVELTYTVRNDANATSEPGRYQRAVATLMNATADYAAYNSTRRYATGQADLDREFPKVYSWAQCTPDLTPGRCRDCLAQLIAQLPVQFTDSIGGRLLGPRCSFEYETKPFINGPVIVQLPATSASSGAPAPAVVPTPPASATAEGRKYSVPGMVLIILLPMIAAINLVAWLFSWRRRQVLRKAKQPDPNYSTDEAEGMESVESMLIDISTLRAATEDFAESNKLGEGGFGPVYKGTLLSGDEIAVKRLSKSSTQGVEELKNELALVAKLKHKNLVRLIGICLEQQERLLIYEFIPNRSLDLILFDEEKRQKLDWETRYKIINGVARGLQYLHEDSQLKVVHRDLKASNVLLDMNMNPKISDFGLAKIFGRDQTQGVTNRVVGTYGYMAPEYVMRGNYSVKSDVFSFGVLVLEIVMGRKNSDCYNSHQSQDLLTTVWEHWTAGTVLEMADPSMNKSDALRCIHVGLLCIQGNPTDRPMMSTVAMMLGGDTFSLPAPSKPAFYSTNAGANSSTGSSMSIPSVQARS from the exons ATGGCGGCCCACCGTCTAGCCCTGTCTGTGCTCATCGTTGCCTTCGCACTGCTCGCGCCCGGCGGCCACGCCGCAGGAGAGCCGTGGCATGTGTGCGGCGACAGCGGCGAATACGACGACAAGAGCGTGTACCAGGCGAACCTCAACCTCGTCGCCGCCGCGCTCCCCAAGAACGCCTCGGCGTCGCCCAACCTCTTCGCCACCGCCGAGGCCGGCGCCGTCCCGGAGAAGGTCACGGCTCTCGCGCTCTGCCGCGGGGACGCCAACTCCAGGGCCTGCTCCAGCTGCCTCGCCAACGCCTTCGCCAACCTCCCCAACGTCTGCCCCGGCTTCAAGGAAGCCGTCATCTACTACGACGCCTGCATGCTCCGCTACTCCGACGTGCAGTTCCTCTCCGCCGACGACTCCGGCCCCCTGGGCGTGGAGCTCACCTACACGGTCCGCAACGACGCCAACGCCACGTCGGAGCCGGGCCGGTACCAGCGCGCCGTGGCCACGCTCATGAACGCCACCGCGGACTACGCCGCGTACAACTCCACGCGCCGGTACGCCACCGGCCAAGCCGACCTCGACCGGGAGTTCCCCAAGGTGTACAGCTGGGCGCAGTGCACCCCCGACCTGACGCCGGGCCGGTGCCGGGACTGCCTCGCTCAGTTGATTGCGCAGTTGCCGGTGCAGTTTACGGACAGTATCGGGGGCAGGCTTCTTGGTCCCCGATGCAGCTTCGAGTACGAGACCAAGCCCTTCATCAATGGCCCGGTGATCGTGCAGCTGCCAGCAACGTCGGCGAGCTCTGGAGCGCCGGCGCCGGCCGTAGTGCCCACGCCTCCTGCATCCGCGACAGCAGAGG GGAGAAAGTACAGTGTTCCTGGCATGGTTCTTATCATTCTGCTGCCTATGATAGCAGCCATAAACCTCGTCGCTTGGCTCTTTTCATGGAGGAGGCGGCAGGTATTGAGAAAGGCAAAGCAACCAG ACCCAAATTATTCCACCGATGAAGCAGAGGGCATGGAAAGTGTGGAGTCAATGTTAATTGACATTTCAACTTTGCGAGCTGCGACCGAGGATTTTGCAGAAAGCAATAAACTCGGCGAAGGCGGATTTGGCCCGGTGTACAAG GGTACTCTCCTAAGCGGCGATGAGATCGCGGTGAAGAGACTCTCCAAGAGCTCAACACAAGGAGTGGAGGAGCTGAAGAATGAGCTCGCCTTGGTTGCGAAACTGAAGCACAAGAACCTTGTTAGACTAATCGGTATCTGCTTGGAGCAACAAGAGAGGCTGCTCATCTATGAGTTTATTCCTAACCGAAGCCTCGACCTGATCCTTTTCG ATGAAGAAAAACGTCAAAAACTGGATTGGGAAACGAGGTACAAGATCATAAATGGAGTGGCTCGAGGCCTGCAGTACCTCCATGAAGACTCTCAGCTCAAAGTAGTACATCGTGACCTCAAAGCGAGCAACGTCTTGCTAGACATGAACATGAACCCGAAGATATCGGATTTTGGCCTTGCGAAGATTTTCGGGAGAGACCAGACCCAGGGTGTGACGAACCGCGTCGTCGGCACATA TGGATACATGGCGCCAGAGTACGTGATGCGTGGGAACTACTCAGTCAAATCAGACGTGTTCAGCTTCGGCGTTTTGgtcctggagatcgtgatgggaagGAAGAACAGTGATTGCTACAACTCCCATCAatctcaagatctcttgaccaCA GTATGGGAGCATTGGACGGCCGGAACGGTGTTGGAGATGGCAGATCCGTCCATGAACAAGAGCGATGCGTTGAGGTGCATCCATGTCGGGCTTTTGTGCATCCAGGGCAACCCGACTGACCGACCGATGATGTCGACGGTGGCCATGATGCTCGGCGGCGACACATTCTCACTCCCTGCTCCCTCGAAGCCGGCCTTCTACTCTACAAACGCTGGTGCCAATTCAAGCACCGGGTCCAGCATGTCGATCCCATCAGTGCAGGCCCGTTCATAG